One region of Solea senegalensis isolate Sse05_10M linkage group LG14, IFAPA_SoseM_1, whole genome shotgun sequence genomic DNA includes:
- the LOC122780983 gene encoding neuroligin-1-like, with translation MLKHRFLSTGDQAAKGNYGLLDLIQALRWTSENIAAFGGDPLRITVFGSGAGASCVNLLTLSHYSEGNRWSNSTKGLFQRAIAQSGTALSSWAVSFQPAKYARMLARKVGCNLEDTVELVTCLQQKHYKELVDQDIQPARYHIAFGPVIDGDVIPDDPQILMEQGEFLNYDIMLGVNQGEGLKFVELIVDNENGVQANDFDYAVSSFVDDLYGYPEGKDILRETIKFMYTDWADRHNPETRRKTLLALFTDHQWVAPAVATADLHSSFGSPTYFYAFYHHCQTEQVPPWADAAHGDEIPYVFGLPMIGPTELFPCNFSKNDVMLSAVVMTYWTNFAKTGDPNQPVPQDTKFIHTKPNRFEEVAWTRYNQKEQLYLHIGLKPRVKEHYRANKVNLWLELVPHLHSLNEVTQLIPTTTKIPPPEVTNRTPKTKVLVTKRPNPTPLPTKSQDSHNQPHLVDQRDYSTELSVTIAVGASLLFLNILAFAALYYKKDKRRHDVHRRCSPQRSAANDLAHTQEEEIMSLQMKQHSDMDRDCRGVGDSLHPHDVVLRTACPPDYTLAMRRSPDDIPLMTPNTITMIPSTMGGLTSLHSFNTYPSSGQNNTLPHPHSHSTTRV, from the exons ATGCTGAAACACC GCTTCCTGAGCACAGGTGACCAGGCGGCCAAAGGGAATTATGGCTTGTTGGACCTGATCCAGGCTCTGCGTTGGACGAGTGAGAACATCGCAGCCTTTGGCGGTGACCCGTTACGTATCACTGTGTTTGGCTCTGGCGCTGGAGCCTCCTGTGTCAACCTGCTCACGCTGTCTCACTACTCAGAGGGCAACCGGTGGAGCAACTCCACCAaag GCCTTTTCCAGAGAGCCATCGCTCAGAGCGGCACGGCTCTGTCCAGCTGGGCCGTCAGCTTTCAGCCAGCCAAGTACGCCCGGATGCTGGCCCGTAAGGTGGGCTGTAACCTGGAGGATACTGTGGAGCTGGTCACGTGTCTGCAGCAGAAACATTACAAGGAGCTGGTGGATCAAGACATCCAGCCGGCACGCTACCACATCGCCTTTGGGCCTGTTATTGATGGAGATGTTATACCCGACGACCCACAGATATTAATGGAACAAG GCGAGTTCCTCAACTATGATATCATGCTGGGAGTGAACCAAGGCGAGGGCCTCAAGTTTGTGGAGCTCATCGTGGACAACGAAAACGGCGTCCAGGCCAACGACTTTGACTACGCCGTGTCCAGCTTTGTGGACGATCTCTACGGTTACCCCGAGGGTAAAGACATCCTCAGAGAGACCATCAAGTTCATGTACACCGACTGGGCTGACAGACACAACCCGGAGACTCGCCGGAAGACGCTGCTGGCGCTCTTTACCGATCACCAGTGGGTGGCGCCGGCTGTTGCCACCGCTGACCTGCACTCAAGCTTTGGGTCACCCACATATTTCTACGCCTTCTACCACCACTGTCAGACGGAGCAG GTGCCGCCGTGGGCCGACGCGGCGCACGGCGACGAGATCCCATATGTGTTCGGTCTGCCGATGATTGGACCGACCGAGTTGTTTCCCTGCAACTTCTCCAAAAACGACGTGATGCTCAGCGCCGTGGTCATGACCTACTGGACGAACTTTGCCAAGACAGG gGACCCGAACCAGCCTGTCCCTCAGGACACCAAGTTCATCCACACCAAGCCCAATCGCTTTGAAGAGGTGGCGTGGACACGTTACAACCAGAAAGAGCAGCTGTACCTGCACATTGGCCTCAAGCCGCGGGTCAAAGAGCATTACCGTGCCAACAAG GTCAACTTGTGGTTGGAGTTGGTTCCTCATCTGCACAGCCTCAACGAGGTCACGCAGCTCATTCCCACCACCACCAAG ATTCCTCCACCAGAGGTTACCAACCGTACCCCAAAGACCAAGGTTCTGGTCACCAAGCGGCCAAACCCTACTCCGCTCCCCACCAAATCCCAGGACAGCCACAACCAGCCACATCTGGTGGACCAGCGCGACTACTCCACCGAGCTGTCGGTGACCATCGCCGTGGGAGCGTCGCTGCTCTTCCTCAACATTCTGGCTTTTGCCGCGCTTTACTACAAGAAGGACAAGCGCCGACATGACGTCCACAGGCGCTGCAGCCCTCAGCGAAGTGCTGCCAATGACCTGGCCCACactcaggaggaggagatcaTGTCCCTGCAGATGAAGCAGCACTCAGACATGGACCGGGACTGCAGAGGGGTTGGCGACTCCCTGCACCCGCATGACGTGGTTCTGAGGACTGCCTGCCCGCCGGACTACACTCTTGCCATGAGGCGCTCGCCGGACGACATCCCGCTCATGACGCCAAACACCATAACCATGATCCCCAGCACCATGGGGGGGCTCACCTCGCTCCACTCGTTCAACACCTACCCCAGCAGTGGGCAGAACAACACCCTGCCccacccacactcacactccacAACCCGGGTATAG